The segment AAATCGATTTAATATGTCATCGATTATAGACATATTAGACGCCGTGAGCAAACTATAAATCTTTTGCTCGTTCGAAGCGGCTTGATCTGGAAAGATCTCAGATTGTGGCCAAGATTCTTGAGGTTTGGAAAGCCAGGTAGGCCCCGCCCACCATAGCGTATGCTCGATTAAGTCAGCAGGTAACAAGCCGCGGGAGCCGCAGTCCGCAGGATTATCCAAACCAGAAACATGGTGCCACTTTTCAGGAGAAATATTCTCTTGTATGTGCGCAACCCTATTGGCTACAAAGGTTTTCCACTTGGATGAACACGAACGAATCCAAGTCAGCGCAACAGTCGAGTCTGACCAAGCATAGATGTCATCGAAAGTATGAACATCCTTTAAAGCGTCTGTAAACGAGACGACTAAATCCGACAATAAAACAGCAGCTAGCAGTTCGCACCTCGGAATGGAACATTTACGAAGTGGAGCCACCTTGGTTTTAGCGCAACAAAGGCGCACGACAATAGTTCCGTCATTTTGAACGACACGACAATAAATGACAGCACAGTACCCCTTCTCCGAGGCGTCACAGTACCCGTGAAGCTGCAACGATACGAAAGATTCAACCATTCTACGGGGAATGAATAACGAATTCATCTTCACCAattgtgacttaaatttacgcCACTCTTGGGCGATGTCAGTAGGAACCTCGTTGTCCCAATCGACACCAGAAACCCATAGGagttgaattaaatattttgcgAAAAATACGACAGGCGACAATAGGCCCAGAGGGTCAAAAATACGGGCGATATCCGAAAGGATCGATCGCTTTGTACAACGACAATCATTCAAGGAGGTCTTGAATGTGAAGGTATCTTCCTTGGGAAGCCATGACAGGCCGAGAATTTTTAGCGACAGATCATGAACGTTTTCAAAGTTGTGAAGTTGTTCCGAATATAGTTCTGAACCAGGTAAACCTTTTAGAAACTCGGGGTTATTTGATGTCCATTTGCGCAAATGAAGTTGCGCAGACGATAATATTTCCACCAACTGTTGGCGTAGCACTAACGCATCCTCAACAGAGTCTGCACCTGAGACAATGTCATCGACATATGCATCCCTAGCCAATACTGCAGCACCTTGGGGAGAGCGAGACGAAAACTCCTTTGCTAGCTTGGATATACACCAAAGCGCCTGATAGGGAGCACAGGACACGCCATAGGTCACTGTGAGCAAACGATAATCTTTCACAGGCTCATCAGATGATGGACGCCATAAAATGCGTTGATAGTCGCAGTCCTGTAAAGCGACAAGAAACTGCCGGTACATCTGCTTGATGTCCCCGGTAAACACTACTGCATGCCATCGAAAACGAACCAgcaaatcaaatatattattttgcaaTTTTGGGCCTGGCAGCAGCGCACTATTCAAAGACTGCCCCGAAGAGTCTCGGGCGCTAGCGTCAAAAACGCAACGCAGAGGCGTAGTGACGGAGTCTGGCCGCAAAATTCCATGGTGGGGTATGTAATAGAACTGACCCTCAGACGCCACTGGAGGACCAACCTCTTCCATGTGACCACAACTTAAGTAGTCGTCCATGAAATTGACATAAGCTGTCCGAAATTGaggatttaatttaaatttcctcTCTAAATTTAAGAGACGCTTGAGAGCTATCTCACGAGAATTTGAAAACCTTGGTTTGTCCTGAGGGTCGACATAAGTTAATGGTACTACCATCCTTCCCTCGGGACTGCGACAATATGAATTTTCCATTTGGTTTTCACACGACAATTCCGATTTCGACAAAACGATATTTTTAGGCAGATCAAAGCCTTCCAACTCCCAGAAGCGTTTGATGCTGTTGTCTAATGAAAGACTCGACACGAGAAAACACCTCTCCGTATCACCTCCGGACCCCTTAGAACAACGAGAACGAGAAGTGTTAATGTCTCTAGGGCACTCACCCATCACCAACCAGCCAAACACCGTGCGGACGGCTATGGGCTCATCTGGGTTGCCCTTGACAACACCAGACTGTAATGCCGCAGCAAAAAGGTTGACACTAACCAACATGTCTATTGGTCCAGACTTATGAAAATATGGATCAGCGAGATCTAAATCCTTTAGATGCATCCAGGACGACACATTAAGTGGCTCCAGTGGCATATCAGGGCAGATCTTAGGAAGCACATACGCTTCAAACGAAAATATGCAAGATGAGTCCCCATTTGCCGGGACTATCTCACAATCGACAATTCCAAAAGTGTCCGTTGACGCTAGACCGACACCGTTCACCGATGGTGAATTAACTTTAATTGGTATTCCTAGTTTTCGAGCGCACTCTAATGTAACAAAATTACATGCGGAAGCATTATCCAATAGCATACGAATTGGTactaaatggttatatttattttttatcattacaATAGCCGTCGAGAACAGGCTTGGTGCATTTGCATTATGGACAGTcaatgtcacttgagtttgccGAGTGGACGGTTCCAACTCCTTATCAAAGTGCAATAATGTATGGTGTCTATGTTTACAAACGCCACAAGACACCGAGGACTTGCAATTCTTAACTGAATGGGATGGCCTACAACACATTATACAAAGTTTCTTTTCCTTAACTTGGGCAAACCTATCCATTGGCCGCAATTCCAAAAATTTTGGACAATGCTCAAATGTGTGCCCTGGTGCGGAGCACATAACACAATCACTCACATTATTTACTGGAGGAACAAGAAATGAAGATTTAACTTTATTAAGCACTGGCTTGCTCGACACCGGTTTACTACTAACTGTTAACGACTTACCAATACTGTTCTCTAATGCTTGGCTCCGCTTTTCGATAAACAACATTAATTCTTCATAACTAGGAATTTCCGTGGTTGAATGAAGTTGAAGCTCAAAGGCTTCTTTTGTACTAGCGTCCAATTTAGACCACAATGAATGGAATAGCATAAAATTCCTGTCGGGTAATTTATACTTTGacaaaatttcaatattttctttaaaagtTCGACAAATTCTCACTAATTCAGAAGGACTTTTAGATCTTGCCACCTCacagtttaatattttttcataaaacaGACTAgcaattattcttttttttatcaaaatgctCCTTAAGTGTGTTGTACGCGATCATGTAATTTTCGTCACACAATGGGTAATTTTTTATCAAATCGAAGGCATACCCGGTCACACTTGATAACAAATAGTGAAGCTTTTCAACTGCAGGTATACTTTTCCTATGAACTAGTGAGTCGAAAATCTGAATAAACGATacccaattttcaattttagagTCAAAGGGAACTATAGTTATTTTAGGCAATTTAGCACTTGAAGTCGTATTTTCATTGGTCTTTAACACGGTGGGTCCTGTTTCcgataaacgtatttttatagattttaccATTTTTTCGAACTGCGCCGATATTTCCAGCTCGCTTTTACGGTCACCAGCTGCAGTCGCCGTCAACAAATCAACTTGAAAGGCGTGAAATTCCTCTTCCAGCCTGATCACGTCACTCAAACAATAACCTTTTAAGTCGCAACTGCTATGAATAAACTCCATCCGCACAAAGGCGTAATCCCGCCCTACACGGTTTTTATCAAAACTTTCCGTTGCCATGTTACTCTAGTaaactatttaatataaatttaatttatgtaaGGAATCAATTGAGGTTATGTTTACTTTTCACTTTGACACAACAGCGATGACAGTTATGGTTGCGTTCAGAAATTCACTAAATTGAAACTCGAAACAAATTTTAGTCTATGCACAGTATGAACACGCACTTTCTTAACTAATGGAAAAACGCCCAAGCCAAGTGTTTCTAATCTTACCCTccaatgtttttatgatttcacAACGAACAATTTAACTAATAATGAAAGGGTTTTAAATCGAAAATTAACCACGGTCACTTTACAATTATCCGGTCGAGGGAACAAAAAATGTAGGGGATTATTTTACTTCGATATCTTTAAATTATATATGTGGACTGTATTCGATTAATTTTATAGCTTAACGACACGAACGACACGACAAGAAATTAGGGAATTTAAGATAGGCTGGGTCAATTGTGGGAAGCACTCACCTTGTTCGGCTGTAGGCGACGATGCAGCAGTCGGCGGTGGCTGGCCAGGCTCCTCGAATCTCGGCTCGTCCAGACTTACCTTGAATCCGAGTTACCTTAACCAGCTCAGACACCGAAAATGGAACAGGCGACGTGCTTCTTCAATCGATCAGCCTTCCACAAACTCACACACGATTTTTCacgagtatattatattttactttaatttcgAAAAGGTTAGCGCGACATGCTCCTCGAGACGACACGGGAAAAAGAGGAAGAATCGAcggttatatatttttttttacttttttgcataatgttgccaggcgaaattatttttaatatatttttaaagctacaatccttaacaataatattagtatggatgacttTTTAATTATCAGGAAGTAAATAAAAGGGTAGAAGGGTCAGTTGAAAGTGGAAAACCTAAGCGAACTTCTCTCGACCAAACCGGGGAAGTACcctcttcctcctacccttaaaccacgttatgtggggtcggtacaacatgtcttcctcttccattctcccctaccCTTAaaccacgttatgtggggtcggaacaacatgtcttcctcttccattctcccctatctctcgtcatctcaacagtcacatctttctttctcatgtcctctttcacacaatccatccatcgttgtttgggtttacccctccctctccatccatcaacatgtATTGTAAAAACGTCAGGTCAATACTTGAAACCGACAAGCATGTATGAGGAACATTACGAAAGTGCGtaaagcgaaagtgatttgtcaggagaATAGAAATCGGTGATCTCTgtctacccctctgggaaactgagtgtatgtatgtatgtatcagaCAGTATCTAATACTGATACTAGTGGAACTGAAATTGATAGTGATTATAGCGACCCATTGAACTAGCGACTAAACACTTCAGTTCTTTTAGTGCTCAAAAATGGGTCGCGCAAAAATAGTTCACCTAGTTACGCAAACTTTACCTGCGAAGGTAAAATGTAGGACATTTCAACACTGGGAGGTAGATATTATAAGtactatttaaatataaaatactatatccatatatattaaaaaaatttaaggacacaacaaaaataaacactCACGTATGTTAAACGCTTACAATCGTACGTGCGTTCTAATTTTAAAACACTTgtgtactgaaaatattattCTCCTGCCGTCGCCTCCAGATATGAACGTTGGGCCGCTGACTTATGTGTTTACAGGAAATACGTTTAATTCGGTGCGCGCTACCGTTGACTTTTGACGTAATATGTTGGAAAATACTAGTATGTGTACAGTTATTAAGGTCCTACAGAAATAATTTTTATAGAAacattgatttaaactttcacgatttttaaacataattaaaattGCAAACTGGAATTAATCACGTATGTGCGTTTTaaaacgtttcaaggacggtaTGGTCCCCGTGGTCTCCTTTCGCGATTAACCTTTCGAGAACCATACGTCAAAATAGAATTCACTCTATTttgaattatgccaaaattaaCTAAGGtgtcatttaaatttttaagctGGCTCCTTGAGGAGGAGGAGGGGGCTGGTCTTGACAGgctaagtcccgtttgcaattttaattatgttaatttttatgttaatttataTTGGACGAATTTTTGACTACCTTATTACTCTAAATGTTCTTCGCAATACGTGAATGAAACGACATGTTTTAATTTTCACATTACGTGTGAACGAAAAggttaaaatacattaaaaaccgAAGCTTTGAGTTCGAAACAATTGCTAGATAATTGTATGTAATGAATTGAAAGGTAAGGTTACAATTTGGTGCCATGACCAGGATATCTGGTGCTTGTGTTTTTCTGTTTCGGAAAAATGATGAGTTTCTTACTGAGCTTTTAAATagattcaaaataaaataagtaaataagatTCGACGTAGAACCACGTTACTCCAGGCGTATTTTAAGCATATTAAGCATGGTAGCGCGATAAATGACAAAACATGAGGTCttctctatcgcacttacaaatacctagtgcgatagggatggcctgatgttttatcattgaTCGCGTCACCATGCTTAATATGCTtaatatcgcgcgaccatgattgcctgccagaCTTACCTAAACTCCTAACATTAGGCGGAGGATCCTGCTAGAACATGAGCTATCGTCGAACTCTACGCGGCTGACGCAGCCTACGAAGCCCTCGTGCATAGACTCGTTCCGCCCGGCTATGTACCATCAACCAAATTTAATGCTagaccactctagaaccctgtcgcaTTGACAGCATGCTTTATTCACTTTGACACTTACATATTGAAAAggttctatagtggcctaggagtcgaattggttgactgtacatgtacTGGATGTTGAACTGCGCGTCTGCCGAGGCTTTTATGTTGACGAACGAAGTTTCGAGTTCGAATCTATTGCTCGATGATTGTatgtaatgaaataaaaaggtTTTGGAATAGATTTGTTTGAGTCGAGAGCGTTACAATTTGGTGCCGTGGCCAGGATATCTGCTTGTTTATGTTGTAATTTTATCGTGAACTTTATAAAGTGATTCTTAGCCAGCTTTTCTCCTTCAAGCCAATTACCATAAACAAAACCAGCATAATTCTAGACTTACCTAAACTCCTAACATTAGGCGGAGGATCCTGTTGGAACATGAGCTTCAGCGGGTATATGTCGTCGAACTCTACGCGGCTGACGCAGCCTACGAAGCCCTCGTGCATGGACTCGTTCCGCCCTATGTACATGTACTGGATGTTGTTGAATTGCGCATCGGCGGAAGCCTTTATGTTGAAGTTGTATTCTTGGACTTCGTAATTATCCACCTGTAAAGAAAATAAGAATaatgttttgaacttttagtaAACACAAGTTTTCGCTGTCACATAACTTCACACGGACATCGatagttcatcatcatcattagagatgggccgaatatggactttgccgaatacgaatattcggttcagctcttaccgaaccgaacattcggccgaatattcggttacgccatatttttaaggcGGATGTTAAGATTGAAACTagtaaatgattgataatggtcaATACTTAAattatgttactacaactatgttcttatgatttagtgaataactaaaacttagttaaaacaactctgaactcttttcaATTCtcaaactacggtttttttaacttttttacaaaacgattgtatttattatttgacgCATAGGTAATATATGCTCTtgttagtagttccttagaaagctactaaaataggagcttcgTATCCCATGGAATACGTaaaatcttcattagttatttactttgtttattcggtaaatattcggcaatgcaaccgaataattcggccgaatacgaacattgaaaaacttataattttagaacaaaacggacCAAAATCAACtaaaatgagggacagggaatttcttcttcgtggaatccagtgattagcaaatgtaagcgtgaaaaaacaccgagggacacaccggctgatgtcgtgagtgttgtgtgtaggcaaagtgacaaccctagcgcaaaagtgaataatcaagaacaagtgcgggtagttcgagaaactcgcgcggctagaagatgttgatgcaattcctcgccagtctacccgtgaccacgaacataatgtgatgttcgaaacgtcgggcctaatataaatgtaagtgtttacgcgattaagtcccgttttgttctaaaattatgagtgcaaatcgtgttagtctaaatcaatatattgaaaaacttgccgaatatgccgaataccgaatatttaccgaatattcggcccatctctaatcatcatcatccttgcgttatcccggcattcggcgcgactcacgggagcctggggtcagcTTTGACAACTCATCCAAGATTTGGCCTAggcgctagttttacgaaagcgactgccatctgaccttccaattccaacccaaagggtaactaggccttattggaattagtccggtttcctcacgatcctttaccgaaaagccactggcaaatatcaaatgaataaCTATGATAACTAAAGCGTCAAAATGTCTAGTGTCCATCACATCATCAAGGAATCCATCTCATCTTCGATTAATTTAAGCTTGCATACTTCGATTGTTACATGGGATTGTTAGATCTAAAATGACTACTTATTTACTAGAGTTTTCAAAGGAAGGATATATTTACCTGTAGAACCATGGTGGCGCCACTGTTTTTTCTAGATAACCGGACGTCGTGGTACTGGCCTAACGCGAAATGCTTGCCTTGGAAGATGATCTCTTGCCGTTCGAACCCGAAGTCGAATACCACCCGTAAGTGACctgagaaaaaaataaaataattcataaaataaatatatatgttgCATACCTAGCACCATACagtgagtgagataagacaggtcgacttgtcgcgttcttgacaggcggtaactgtgaggtaaccgagagcgggtgggcggcactttcagcgggaagtgcccacactgtacgatagtatttaTTATTCTGTAACTATACGTACCAGAGTTAGTCAACATGAGGGTGAGGTACTCCGAAGAGATGTTGGAAGAGAAGCCGAGCACGAATCCCTTGGGGTTGGTGGTGGTGAACCCCACGCGGATGCTCTCTGCGATGGTTGATCGCCAGGAGCCGAAGAAATCGTACTTCACCATCGAGTTGGCGCGAAGGTTGACACCGATTTCTGGGATAAACAAGGacatatatttaattagttattttcaaattttgtatCCAGGTGAATTATATCAGCATCGATATCATTGTCGCGCGacaaacgataaaacatcaggccgtccctatcgcacttacaaatagtgcgaaagggacggcaTTTATCGCgggaccatgcttgcctgccagggaAGTAGCCGCAATGGTTTGCGTGGGACATCTAGTGAACAGGCTTCAGTATTTCAAAGAATTTAGCTTGGTAAAGAATATGTACCCTAAATAGTATGTTTAAAAGCGAAGCCAAAGGCTAATCGCAGCCTGCTTTAGTGCGAGGCCAAGCTTTTGGACTTAGGAGTATAGGTAGAGtttcccaaacctatcgacgtaGGATTGGCTTTCGCCGACCAAATCTAATCTAGctaatcgctcgttagtatgaacaagCGTACGCTTGCGTTCAACGACGACtacgcgtaagcgtcttcatactaacgcGACTTTTGGTCCGTTAGAGCCGATTCGGCGCGGCGTCGATAGATTTGGACAGACGCACGTCGAATTTACTTAAATTTGATGTTAACGAGCTTATACGCATGTATACGTGTTTGTTACACACTCGAGACAGTAACGCTCCGCATGAGACAAGAATCCTTTAGCATCTAGTAATAGTGCTTTACAgaagtagtgcgaaaagcttttccgtcgtatttttacggaaacgttcgtatttgtcatgtttGTTCACACATGTACTGTACTGAGACTGACCGTAAATAGCATGACATATTCGTAAGCTTCcgtcaaaataaaaaagaaattattttatcactacatctgtatgatgccacacctcggacactggtgatcaaatatatgaaaaaggcgcgttcctagcacacagtctaagttcgtgtaggtgaacacgtactatgcttgtatgactgaaatatgacaggtcgactgttcacgtgTTTGAGTACACAATGCTGCTACTTTAGAAACTGAAGGCAGTTACGGAAGAAAGCCTAGACACTAGACACTAGCCTATTGAGCACTTACCGTCAGCACAGATGGGTCCCTTGAAGGCGGTCCAGCGACAGTCGCAGGAGTAAGAATCATATCCTTCGAGACAGGTGCCGTTGTTGAGGCAGGGTGACGACTCGCACTTGCCCACACAGCCCGCCGCCACGCCGTACAGACCTGTACACAATCATAATCATTCATGGCGGTACTAATACTTAGTGATGTACCGactataggctacttttagtgGTACTTACCTCGTCTAGCATACGACAGTAAGTCGACTGGTCGTCCGTTCAGAAGCAATGCTCTGATGCATCCGACGAATCCGTCCTTGCGATCAATAGCGGCTCCTATTTAATaacaaaatggaaaaatattaaTACGTTCACAATGACATTTTAATTGTGACTAATTTCAATTCAgtaacattaaaaaatacacGAGCATAAGAGTATACCTATGATAAGAGGAGAAGACAGCTGGAGAGCACGCACGGGTTCCTTGGCTGTGCGGATTTCATTCTTCAGAGCTCCGTCCACTACCACTCTGGCCTCTTTCCTGTTCACAAAACGAAATATTTTAAACCTAATTTAAGATCTTTATTTGGCACAAAAAACTGTCAAAAACAGCAGATGTACATTATTAGGCCTGTACCGAAGTTTTATACACATTCTGAATATAAAGATGGCGATTATCtaattatagacggtcaacgaaattttggcactaaaaaaggctGCAATTTCAAATGTAGGTCTCCGCGACCAATTAtcttatatcttatacttttaaatgagcaattcttgta is part of the Leguminivora glycinivorella isolate SPB_JAAS2020 chromosome 3, LegGlyc_1.1, whole genome shotgun sequence genome and harbors:
- the LOC125242520 gene encoding uncharacterized protein LOC125242520 isoform X2, producing MLFHSLWSKLDASTKEAFELQLHSTTEIPSYEELMLFIEKRSQALENSIGKSLTVSSKPVSSKPVLNKVKSSFLVPPVNNVSDCVMCSAPGHTFEHCPKFLELRPMDRFAQVKEKKLCIMCCRPSHSVKNCKSSVSCGVCKHRHHTLLHFDKELEPSTRQTQVTLTVHNANAPSLFSTAIVMIKNKYNHLVPIRMLLDNASACNFVTLECARKLGIPIKVNSPSVNGVGLASTDTFGIVDCEIVPANGDSSCIFSFEAYVLPKICPDMPLEPLNVSSWMHLKDLDLADPYFHKSGPIDMLVSVNLFAAALQSGVVKGNPDEPIAVRTVFGWLVMGECPRDINTSRSRCSKGSGGDTERCFLVSSLSLDNSIKRFWELEGFDLPKNIVLSKSELSCENQMENSYCRSPEGRMVVPLTYVDPQDKPRFSNSREIALKRLLNLERKFKLNPQFRTAYVNFMDDYLSCGHMEEVGPPVASEGQFYYIPHHGILRPDSVTTPLRCVFDASARDSSGQSLNSALLPGPKLQNNIFDLLVRFRWHAVVFTGDIKQMYRQFLVALQDCDYQRILWRPSSDEPVKDYRLLTVTYGVSCAPYQALWCISKLAKEFSSRSPQGAAVLARDAYVDDIVSGADSVEDALVLRQQLVEILSSAQLHLRKWTSNNPEFLKGLPGSELYSEQLHNFENVHDLSLKILGLSWLPKEDTFTFKTSLNDCRCTKRSILSDIARIFDPLGLLSPVVFFAKYLIQLLWVSGVDWDNEVPTDIAQEWRKFKSQLVKMNSLFIPRRMVESFVSLQLHGYCDASEKGYCAVIYCRVVQNDGTIVVRLCCAKTKVAPLRKCSIPRCELLAAVLLSDLVVSFTDALKDVHTFDDIYAWSDSTVALTWIRSCSSKWKTFVANRVAHIQENISPEKWHHVSGLDNPADCGSRGLLPADLIEHTLWWAGPTWLSKPQESWPQSEIFPDQAASNEQKIYSLLTASNMSIIDDILNRFSSLQRILRIFAYCFRFMHNLQMSSSKYTDLNLSPEEISKVLLFLVKHVQEQAFASELRCLSKDKATHSLSKPMRKLAPFLDDRELLRVGGRLSKGDLSFDVKHPLLLPRDHRLTTLIIEDYHHRFMHPGLQTLQNLLAQEFWVLSAKRAINSVVSSCMKCFRARPKAASAPIMGNLPAFRINQIKPFSSAAVDYAGPFDTSLARGRGLRTESGELKRPVVKLCPLPLQN
- the LOC125242520 gene encoding uncharacterized protein LOC125242520 isoform X1, coding for MLFHSLWSKLDASTKEAFELQLHSTTEIPSYEELMLFIEKRSQALENSIGKSLTVSSKPVSSKPVLNKVKSSFLVPPVNNVSDCVMCSAPGHTFEHCPKFLELRPMDRFAQVKEKKLCIMCCRPSHSVKNCKSSVSCGVCKHRHHTLLHFDKELEPSTRQTQVTLTVHNANAPSLFSTAIVMIKNKYNHLVPIRMLLDNASACNFVTLECARKLGIPIKVNSPSVNGVGLASTDTFGIVDCEIVPANGDSSCIFSFEAYVLPKICPDMPLEPLNVSSWMHLKDLDLADPYFHKSGPIDMLVSVNLFAAALQSGVVKGNPDEPIAVRTVFGWLVMGECPRDINTSRSRCSKGSGGDTERCFLVSSLSLDNSIKRFWELEGFDLPKNIVLSKSELSCENQMENSYCRSPEGRMVVPLTYVDPQDKPRFSNSREIALKRLLNLERKFKLNPQFRTAYVNFMDDYLSCGHMEEVGPPVASEGQFYYIPHHGILRPDSVTTPLRCVFDASARDSSGQSLNSALLPGPKLQNNIFDLLVRFRWHAVVFTGDIKQMYRQFLVALQDCDYQRILWRPSSDEPVKDYRLLTVTYGVSCAPYQALWCISKLAKEFSSRSPQGAAVLARDAYVDDIVSGADSVEDALVLRQQLVEILSSAQLHLRKWTSNNPEFLKGLPGSELYSEQLHNFENVHDLSLKILGLSWLPKEDTFTFKTSLNDCRCTKRSILSDIARIFDPLGLLSPVVFFAKYLIQLLWVSGVDWDNEVPTDIAQEWRKFKSQLVKMNSLFIPRRMVESFVSLQLHGYCDASEKGYCAVIYCRVVQNDGTIVVRLCCAKTKVAPLRKCSIPRCELLAAVLLSDLVVSFTDALKDVHTFDDIYAWSDSTVALTWIRSCSSKWKTFVANRVAHIQENISPEKWHHVSGLDNPADCGSRGLLPADLIEHTLWWAGPTWLSKPQESWPQSEIFPDQAASNEQKIYSLLTASNMSIIDDILNRFSSLQRILRIFAYCFRFMHNLQMSSSKYTDLNLSPEEISKVLLFLVKHVQEQAFASELRCLSKDKATHSLSKPMRKLAPFLDDRELLRVGGRLSKGDLSFDVKHPLLLPRDHRLTTLIIEDYHHRFMHPGLQTLQNLLAQEFWVLSAKRAINSVVSSCMKCFRARLTLEPLTILPESNMVDAKLGPLQRWKLLQKIHQDFWRKWHVEYLHTLQQRHKWFDDQKNIIVGTLVLIVNEHCSPMKWKIGRVVQLHPGSDGICRVVTVRTESGELKRPVVKLCPLPLQN